A genome region from Hemitrygon akajei chromosome 14, sHemAka1.3, whole genome shotgun sequence includes the following:
- the LOC140738878 gene encoding immunoglobulin lambda-1 light chain-like isoform X3 has translation MVVMDLVKDSSAALKIYISKTVLLYAVHRFNQDLQQPGVLTVPKGNSILLNCSYSMPTLSKFQVSWTFSNDGSRTSKIIANKTSINFWVSHSRYCVRHNSTLKTFTLTITDVQVSDNGTYFCEVFGKIPPPNFRAQGNGTLLSVTARPSLCIFKSSNEIASLSSTITCLVYGFYPNSITWRILPTCLSERVINTSCLSNPNGTYNCTIIVSISSENCTNSTEFTCVIQHPASQTKINATILIEVHAGTEGYKWISILLSISGGTTCVILLLLSLRKCARERKKIQEQKRIQASNRTLDLGQNNMNENCKEEVCYAKLQWGTMQRARMHEEVVYSPVLH, from the exons ATGGTAGTAATGGATCTTGTGAAAGACTCCAGTGCTGCACTCAAGATTTATATTTCGAAAACAGTGCTGTTATATG CTGTACACAGGTTTAATCAGGATTTACAGCAACCAGGTGTTCTTACTGTTCCAAAAGGAAACTCTATCCTTTTAAATTGCTCCTATTCCATGCCAACTCTATCAAAATTTCAAGTTTcgtggactttctccaatgatgGGTCACGCACTTCAAAGATAATTGCAAACAAAACATCCATTAATTTTTGGGTGTCTCATTCTCGATATTGTGTAAGGCACAATTCTACACTGAAGACCTTCACCTTAACAATTACTGATGTtcaagtcagtgacaatggaacCTACTTCTGTGAGGTGTTTGGGAAGATACCACCACCGAATTTTAGAGCACAAGGAAATGGCACCCTGCTGAGTGTAACTG CTCGTCCTTCTCTTTGCATCTTCAAATCTTCTAATGAGATTGCTTCTTTGTCTTCAACTATCACATGTTTAGTATATGGATTTTATCCAAATAGTATTACATGGCGGATATTGCCAACATGTCTCAGCGAACGGGTCATCAATACAAGCTGTTTATCCAATCCCAATGGAACTTATAACTGCACAATAATTGTGAGCATCTCCAGTGAAAATTGCACCAACTCCACTGAATTCACTTGTGTAATTCAACACCCAGCATCACAGACCAAGATCAATGCTACTATCCTCATTGAGGTGCATGCAGGTACTGAAG GTTATAAATGGATTTccattttactttccataagtgGAGGAACAACTTGTGTTATCCTTCTTCTGCTCTCCCTTAGAAAATGTGCACGCG AAAGGAAGAAAATTCAAGAGCAAAAGAGAATTCAAGCCAGTAATCGAACATTGGACCTTGGACAGAATAACATG AATGAGAACTGTAAGGAAGAGGTCTGTTATGCTAAACTACAATGGGGAACCATGCAGAGAGCAAGGATGCATGAGGAGGTTGTCTACAGCCCAGTTCTTCACTGA